From a region of the Candidatus Omnitrophota bacterium genome:
- the bamA gene encoding outer membrane protein assembly factor BamA, whose amino-acid sequence MKIKNFVIFNFIFLAVLSVIAIMPSGVYAQNAPQESRETITDIAIEGNKAVSTNTILSKIMSRTGARFVQRTVNEDIKRLYATGFFTDVIAEAEDSEGGIKLIFKVTEKSVIGNIVFEGNKVYRADVLRKQIETKEGDVLNKRIIAEDIRKLETFYRKKGYPLVKIEYKFDTDQESNVSTVYITIDEKNQYRIRSIVFTGNKVFTSDRLMKVISTRTDGLFRSGVLDENLLKQDMERLAAFYKDNGFIDAAASYSVEYAEKGITVNISVTENSQYFVGKVNVEGNKVIGNKAIEKDLKMKEKAPYSPSNLRADIISMQTLYFDKGYMECVIKPETLLDKETKTINVSYTISEGSLSYVNEIKITGNSKTKDKVIRRELRLYPGEKFDGDKLKRSKQRLYDLGYFDEVIFDTVPMGEPDKKDLVVSVKESKTGEFSFGGGYSSVDRLIGFVEVAQRNFDITNFKTFTGAGQILSVKAELGYVRQNYTLSFTEPWIFGYPYLFGFDLFSFDRDKKESLGYGYSEKRTGGNLRFGKEFTDYDRADLRYRLERIKIGDVSDDALQALKDEEGKNTISSLALTLTRDTTDSKFNPMQGHVLSATAENAGGPMGGDKDFYKLTGIADFFFNYQKKLVLELKATGGWAKEYDDSTYVPIYERFFAGGANTIRGYKERSVGPRDTNTGDPIGGEAMLVGNAELTYPIFKNFKIAAFYDVGSVWHSTDDDIRADDFKSGTGFGVRVKTPIGPVKVDLGYPLDKAHPDDKQKVRFHFSMTRGF is encoded by the coding sequence ATGAAAATAAAAAATTTTGTTATTTTTAATTTTATTTTTTTAGCGGTCCTTTCCGTCATTGCCATTATGCCTTCCGGTGTTTACGCGCAGAATGCCCCGCAGGAAAGCAGAGAGACCATCACGGATATAGCCATAGAAGGCAACAAGGCCGTCAGCACTAACACCATCCTTTCAAAGATAATGAGCAGGACAGGAGCGCGGTTTGTTCAAAGGACCGTGAATGAAGACATAAAACGCTTGTATGCCACGGGATTTTTTACTGATGTTATAGCTGAAGCGGAAGATTCCGAAGGCGGTATCAAGCTGATATTCAAAGTTACGGAAAAATCCGTGATAGGAAATATTGTTTTTGAAGGCAATAAGGTTTACAGGGCGGATGTTCTTAGAAAGCAGATAGAGACAAAAGAAGGAGACGTCCTGAATAAAAGGATTATTGCCGAGGATATACGCAAGCTGGAGACCTTTTACCGCAAAAAGGGGTACCCGCTCGTAAAGATAGAATATAAATTTGATACGGATCAGGAATCCAATGTGTCCACGGTTTATATTACGATAGACGAAAAAAACCAATACAGAATCAGGAGCATCGTATTTACCGGTAATAAGGTATTTACATCCGACAGGCTGATGAAAGTAATATCAACCCGGACGGACGGGTTGTTCAGATCAGGGGTCCTTGATGAAAACCTGCTCAAACAGGACATGGAAAGGCTTGCGGCCTTTTATAAGGATAACGGTTTTATTGACGCCGCGGCTTCTTATTCGGTAGAATACGCGGAGAAAGGCATTACCGTTAATATTTCGGTAACGGAAAACAGCCAGTATTTTGTGGGCAAGGTGAATGTAGAAGGTAATAAGGTCATAGGAAACAAGGCTATTGAAAAAGACTTGAAAATGAAAGAGAAGGCCCCCTATAGCCCCAGTAATTTGCGCGCGGATATTATCAGCATGCAGACTTTATATTTTGACAAAGGCTATATGGAGTGCGTGATAAAGCCAGAAACCTTATTGGATAAAGAAACAAAGACTATTAATGTTTCATATACTATTTCCGAAGGAAGCTTGAGTTATGTTAATGAAATAAAAATAACCGGCAATTCCAAGACTAAAGACAAGGTTATCAGGAGAGAACTTAGGCTGTATCCCGGCGAAAAATTTGACGGCGACAAACTCAAGAGATCCAAACAGAGGCTCTATGACCTCGGTTATTTTGATGAAGTCATATTTGACACCGTGCCCATGGGCGAGCCGGACAAGAAAGACCTTGTGGTAAGCGTTAAAGAAAGCAAAACAGGAGAATTCAGTTTTGGCGGAGGATACAGTTCCGTTGACAGGTTGATAGGTTTCGTTGAGGTAGCCCAAAGAAATTTTGACATAACCAATTTCAAAACATTTACCGGCGCCGGACAGATCTTGAGTGTCAAGGCGGAACTTGGTTATGTCAGGCAGAATTATACTTTAAGTTTTACCGAGCCGTGGATATTCGGCTATCCATATCTTTTTGGGTTTGACCTGTTTAGTTTTGACAGGGATAAAAAGGAGTCTCTCGGTTATGGTTACAGCGAGAAGCGCACAGGCGGAAACCTGCGTTTCGGCAAAGAATTTACCGATTATGACCGCGCTGACCTGCGCTATAGGTTGGAAAGGATAAAGATAGGGGACGTATCAGACGACGCTCTTCAGGCATTGAAGGATGAGGAGGGCAAGAACACTATAAGCAGTCTGGCCCTTACGCTTACGAGAGACACTACGGACAGTAAGTTTAATCCGATGCAGGGGCACGTGCTTTCCGCGACCGCTGAAAATGCCGGAGGCCCGATGGGGGGAGATAAAGATTTCTATAAATTGACCGGTATAGCGGATTTCTTCTTTAATTATCAGAAAAAACTTGTTCTTGAATTAAAGGCGACAGGCGGCTGGGCGAAGGAATATGACGATTCCACATACGTGCCTATATATGAAAGGTTTTTCGCCGGAGGCGCTAATACCATAAGGGGTTATAAGGAACGCAGTGTCGGCCCGCGCGACACCAATACGGGAGACCCGATAGGCGGCGAGGCAATGCTTGTCGGAAATGCCGAACTTACCTATCCTATATTCAAGAATTTCAAGATCGCGGCTTTTTATGATGTGGGCAGTGTATGGCATTCAACGGATGATGATATAAGAGCTGATGATTTCAAGTCCGGAACAGGTTTTGGCGTAAGAGTTAAGACTCCCATAGGCCCTGTGAAGGTTGATTTGGGTTATCCCCTTGATAAGGCTCATCCCGACGACAAGCAGAAGGTAAGGTTCCATTTCAGCATGACAAGAGGCTTCTAA